TTTGCATCCTCCACCAGAAGTCTCCAGCCCTTGAACGTACTGAGAACCAGCTTCTGTGTGCAGAACAATGCCTGGCCTCTGAGATGTGGCATGTAGATCAACATTTTTCTGTGGCATCTCATCACCAAGTGTTCTGCAATGCTCTTCTCTAGATGTTTGCCCAGGAGAGCCATTTGACATCAACATAGATACTAACTCAGACTTTCCAACTGAAGCCAAATTATTCAACAAATCTGGAGACTCTTGAAGATGTGCAGACATGTTTCTTTCCCAGTGGAGGGATCCCTGACTGGCAAGACCTTGAAGAAGATGAGACAGAAGATCCTGCTCATCTCTGTGGTTCGACCTATTAGCTGAAAATCGTGGAAGTGGGAAGGAATTTGGTCATCTTAGACTTGGCAAAGGGCCCAAAAGGTCAAAATATTGAACAAGAATTCTGCATATCGTATAACACGAATGCAGCCTTTCTGAAACAGAAAAGTTTCTTACAGTGCATGCTGGATAGGATCTTCAGTATGCTCATCAACAAGTAACTGCTCGTCTGATTGTTATCCACAGGATTGGTATTACTGATATTGTCAGTTTGTGTTTTCCTCCTCCTCTTATTGTGGCCAGCCAAGCGCCGGCGACAACTTCTTTTTCCCTCGTCAAACTCTTGGAGTGCATGAAACCTGAAAGCACAAATTACATTACTTATAGATAGTAGGGTAATATAAGTACATCATATAGACTACCTCCTCAAATATGAAACTCCAAGTAACACAATTAAGTTTTTAGCTTTCCATAGTTAGCCGGAAACATCATTTTCTCAATCATATCGCTCTTTTCCATCTAAGAACATGAGACAATCCCCAAGATCATTATTGGCCTAATCAATTTTCAGCTCCTCGGGAATCCAAATCTCTAAAATTTAACCAGCCAGAAGAGCAAGAAGAGAACAGACCTGCTGCACTGCTGGCAGAAACGCTGCATTTGATTCCCCACGAGTGCCTTGCTAGCCTTGGAATGCATCTGGCAGACTTTATGCCGTCTATGATAATCTTTCGCCTTGCTCAAATCGGCGCCGCAGTCCTCAACCTGACAGACAGCTCCGGCTAACTTCGTCTTCTTCCCCGCGGTTGCTTCCCCATTCCCGGCCGTCGCGAAACCGCGGCCGCCGAGGTCCAGAGTCAAATCGGCCAAGTTACTGTTCTCGACCGCATCAGCTCGTCTCTTCTTCTCCAAATCTCTAGTATCCCGCTGCAATTCGTCGGAATACGACGAGGAAGTGTTGGAGGAAGCTGGAGTTGCGGAGATTCCAGTCTCGAGGGGGAAAAGCTGCTTGCTCTGATAATTAGAGGCGGCGCCGTTGAGCGGCGTAGCAATGAAGAGGTCTCCATCCCATCTCCACTCGCTCGGATCCCATTCCAAGCTCCGCTTACTCACCGCGCGCAAATCGGATGAAATTCCGTAATAGAGCTGAGCTTCGCCGCCTATTCGGGCTTCCATGGCTGCTAATTACTGAAATTGAAGCACGCGAATTCAGGTAGAGCGCAGATCAGGAGCAGCAAATCAACCTAACCTTTACCAAATCAATCTGTACGGAATCATAAATCCGGATTGAGCGCGTACATCCTTGTAATTCCAGTACAACCAGAGCACGTAGGGTGAGTTCAGCAAAGGAGGAAGGTGATTCGGAGGGGGATAAAAGGAGGAAATTCGAAATCAAGGCAGCAAAAGAGTAGGGTGATTTCAGTTGAGAAAGTGAAAGAAGAGTGGGGAGAGAGAGTTGGCAAGTAAGATCAGGGCGGAGGAAGGGGAGAATAAGTAGAGAGAAGTTGGGTGGCGAAAGGTGCGGATGGAAGGTGGGTGGGATATGAAATGAATGTAGAGAGAcgaagagagagaggagaggagaggagtgAGTGGTGGTTTTTGTTTCTTTATAATTATAAACATGGGGATTAATTTACTTTGTATTTTGGATGGGCCCACcttacattttctctctcctcataTATCACTTCGCAATTCTCATGCTATATACGATAATAGAAATGGCGTACCGCAACTTAATTGATCAAAGACGTTTTAGTTAACTGTGTTTGATAAGATTAAAATTAACGGATTATTTTGggtgaaataatattttatctttGTTTAATGCATCTTGGCTGCTTCATTACTTCATCCGTCTCTAAAtaatagtacttcctccgtcccgggctactcgcacatttgcttttcggcacggagattaaggaatgagtgtatagcaaagtcaacaattgcggatgtaggtgataatttttactaaaaatggaaagagtgcaaataacttgggacgcccagaaagaaaaatagtgcaagtaacacgggacagagggagtataacttttgagatcggcacgagatttaatgCGTTATTGATAAAGCAAGAGTGTGATGGATAGaaaaagttttttaagtattgttagtggaaaagtagtctcacctcattagagagaagagaattTCTGAAATtgaaatgttcatactctttggaaacggatgaaaaaggaaatagtgcatattcttgagggacgaagggagtattattttttagaaaaatgcatattttactaaaaaaaacgTTTATTGTACTTGAATATATATTCATTGCGGCTTTGATATTTGATTGTTTTATCTTAATGCTGCGACGAAGCTTTTTCTCCCTTTTCTTAGTCTCTCATTTTTGCGTTGCATCTTTCAACACAAGGAGAATTTCATTAGGTCTTTGTCAATTTTGGTAAGTTTCATCcaattttgattattttcaCATTGATTTATTCACTATTATTCGATTTTTGTTTAATgtatcttttctttcttttttcgcTCATAGTCGCCATTGTCTTCATCTTCTCACCACTACTGCAATCGAAGGCGACACATGTGCACTCATATCAGCAAGTTGCATTGAGAAATTTATATCGAGGTGACAAACTAAAGTACTATAGACATCCAACAATATAGAGGACCATTTAATTCATATGGACATTCTAACCATatgaaaaattacaaatttgtGCATTCCAATGCAAATAATGTCTTAGTTGGTGTATGAAGCCAATTTTAGGTAGTATTTTTTGACACTGTCCAAGATGtacaaaaaagataaaaagacATACAAATAGGAGATTCCAAATCATTTAGCACTATTCATTTTCAAAATTGAGGATGAGTAAAGGAGAGAACCATATCTTAATAAGGAAGGAGTCGAAGACAATTGGTCCAACAAGTAaggcaccaccaccaccattttCTCACATTCGGTATCAAGTCGAGATAGAGAGAGTTATCACTCATATTCATATTCACTCACACCAACTGCACTCACTATGTTTCGGAGAATACATGAAAAGATAAAACAGAGAAAGAAAGTGACAGCGAGAGGTCGGCCACAGACAGTGAAAAAGATGCTATGCTATGCTTTGTTATTATGGAAAAATGGATTGGAAAAAAAAGAACATTTTATTTGTTCAGTATTCTATGCTCCAATAGTAACTTGTTCATCTCTCTGTTTAATTTATGGTATGATGCTAAATTAATTATACTATTACGCTTTCCCTAACCGACCGGTAATGCTCCAAAACCGTCATGGGCAAAAAGGACAATTTCACGTGTCACCGAAATTCTCATGGGCTGCTATTTCGATATTTCAAGATCATGCCATTTGGATGCTATTCCCATTATTAAATTGTAGTAGGAACAAAAAATTTGTAGACCTACATAACTTTCcgaattactactattatttacttCAATTATTTACATGTTCAAACGGGTAAAGCTTAATGTGGACTTTTTAAATTAGGGTGGGGATTGGGCATTGGACACAATCACTTATTTCTTGAATTTATAAGACTTGTCACATAGTTTAGTGATAATATATGTGGTTACGGTGATTTATATCTAATGGTTTATATATTATCGAGGAGTCGAATCGCAAGTCAAagttaacaaaaaaaactagtGTTAAcacccgtgcatagcacgggtctTAGGATTTTCAATAATGACGACAATTGGTaagtaatttaaaataaatataaatacaataCAAAGAAAAATATCATTCTCTGTCCGCGAAGTAAACTATTTAGTAATAGATACATGAATTTATGAAAAATTGATTTGTGAAATTGAGTGGAAAAGTAAGACAAAATATAATGAAGAGATAACGATATTTATATTTAAGAATGTAGAATATATGTTATTTGATTAAAATGTATATAAGGAAATGTGCAACTAAAATGAATTTTGAGGGCTAAtcatatacaaatacaatataataaaattagaattacaaaATCGTTAACAATTTCACTAAATAAATAGATCATAAGTTTTCataacaaaaattataaaaatagaaaaatagaaaGTACAATAGTAACAACAACCAggagtttataaattttgaaaaacttATTTGTAAACAACAAGAATCTCCACTACTATCGACATCATCTTTACAAACTAATATCTTCAAACCATCACGACTTGTGACTCTTGATACAGCAACATACAGTTGTCCATAACTGAAGACAGGCCTTTTCAGAAACAATCCAACATTTGAAAGTGATTGACCTTGACTTTTGTTAATAGTCATTGCATAAGACACAATTAATGGAAATTGTCATCGTTGGAATTTGAATGGCAATGTTGGATCAGATGGTATTAAAGTCATTCGAGGAATCAACACCTTAAGACCAACATTATGACCAGCCAATACTTGTCCCTCCAAAACATAGTCACCTAAACGTGTAATAATCAATCGGGTGCCATTACACAAACCATTAGAAGGATCTATATTCCTTAACAACATCACTGGAGTGCCAACTTTCAGCAACAGTTCATGATTAGAAGTACCTGAACAtttcaaattattcaaaaattcaaCTGTATGAATCTCAGCAAAACCATTTGATGTCAAATCAGAGTTTGATATACTATCATAGCTCAAATAAACTCGACCTTGAGACTGATCCAATGAAATCATGAATTGATTAACCTCATCAACTATCTCTGAAGTAGGAGCAAGTATTGCACGACCATGCAAAGAATTACTTAACTCATGGGGATTCATATACGAAGGATATATGTTGGAAATAATGGTTCTAAGAGGATCTCCAGTATTAGACAAAACAATGTCAGAAGAAAGATGAATAGATACTTCACCATCATTTGGACCACCAATAACCCCATCTCCAATAGAGGCAACCCAAGAGGAAAAAGCCTCTAACTTGGAGGCTTCATCACCATATTGAACACTCAATAGTCTCATGTTTTTTGTCAACCTCAAAACTGTACAACTCATCCAAAGATAAGAAGAGTTAATGGTAGTAGCATTCACAACATCTTGTTGTGAATGCTACCATTAGGAATAACCGGTAAAATTTGTCTAAAGTCACCACCAAAAGGTTGGTCCATACTAAACTCATTACATCCACGCATAATATCTCTGAAACTCCTATCCACGGCTTCTATACAATGTTTATGGATCATAGGAGCTTCATCCCATATAATAAGTTTAGCTCTCTCGATGAGCTCAACAAGTGCACTCCATGATTTTATATTGCACATCGAATCTTCATTCACATTGATAGGAATCTTAAAGAGGGAATAAGCCGTTCTACCACTGAGCAATAATAAAGAAGCTATACCACTGGAAGCTACATTCAAAACAATATCACCCTTCGAACGAATCCCTACAGACAATGTCTTCCATATGAAAGTTTTACCAGTACCTCCATAGCCATATACAAAAAACATTCTCTCAGCATTTAAATCGACACTTGACATTATTGTATCATAAACATGAAGTTGTTCATTAGTGAACTTGGATACAAATTCCAAATGTTCTCTTGCTAAAGCTTCACGATCATAACACAACTCATCACTCATCAATCTATTGTCAGGAGTTTCAAAATACTCAGATTTTGGATACGACATACAACTGAAGTCACGTAAACTTTTGCCAACATTGGCCAACAATTTCTCAACCTCGGCTAAAGCGAAACTCTGAATTTGATCATCATTGAGCATTAAAGCTACAAATTCCGGAAAAATagtaaatttaaattcatgatataaataaaaaaataactaacATAAATAACAAAAACGAAATTGATTTCACTTATAAGTTACCTGAATGATTTGAAAGTTTTCATTGGTTATCGAGAACATCATCAGACAAATATTTCCAACAACTTTGCCAAACTACATCAGGGAGTGAAATAGATTCAGAGGTCAACAAACTAACAAACAATAGTCTTACGGAATACGCAGATGCCAAAAAAGAAGCCTCCACAATGCCATCAACATATTCTTTATCGTCATCCAACAACCCCAATGCAAAGCAAGCATCCCGAAATGAATCATATTGAACACCATTTACAAATCTAATGTCTTCAAATGATGTAGCTCCCTTGACAATATTCAACAAACACCTCAAGTAATACATATCGTCAGAACCAGGAGCAACATAAAACATCTTCCCAGTAGAAAATCGTTGTTGTCTAGGCTTAATGTGGACTTTTTAAATTAGGGTGGGGATTGGGCATTGGACACAATCACTTATTTCTTGAATTTATAAGACTTAGTCACATAGTTTAGTGATAATATATGGGGTTTCGGTGATTTATATCTAATGGTTTATATATTATCGAGGAGTTGAATCGCAAGTCAAGGTTAACAAAAAAATGGTCCCTAAAAcgagaattaaataaaattttaatcttTTCGAATCAATGTAAATTTTCTCCTTGATTTGGACCAATCGACCTTGTACGAGATTCACAATTGATAATGGGATGTGGGGTGTGTGTGGAATGGCACTAGTACTAGAGAGGCTGCCAAGTTCGTTTTGGTCCCTTTCGAGTAATGGAGTAGTacattataattaaaaaaaacaaaaaattgtaGAGTTTGGCCATTTAATTATCCATAAACGATTTAAATGGTGGGTGGGAGGTCCCATTTCTTGGTTCCTTAtcataaacaacaaaaaaattaaaatacaattagaaaaggaaaataatacaaaaaggTGGAGCAACAGAACTAATACGAATCAATTATGAAGCCTTTACTTTGACCGAACTATGCTGTGGGTCACCGTCTAGTCCATTCTCATAAATTATATTGTCATGATATAAGTGAAGAAGTAATGTAAATCATAttaatataggagtattattttatgatgGATTCAAGAAACAAAAATTTGTCGGTGTCAAGAAAAGAGACAGCGTGATAATCATCGATTGCAAAGCACTACCGGTAAAGCCAGTAAATAAACTTCTAACCTCAAAAGAGTAATGCAGAGTTACCGCAGTATAGGGTCGATCGTAAGTGCATATAACTACAAATTCGAGGATAAACGGTGGGCCGCTGGAGGATGGATGCATTGTAgtaaggtagaagcaacctacaAAGGTCACATGCAATTGGACCCTCCCTTATTAACTAACACACACCATCCTCCTTCCTTGTCTCATTCCCCTCCTTTTTTTggataaattatttttgaatttcaattttttcatagtttacaaaatttttatttactaGTATAATTAGTTTTGGGTTTTTTTCACGAATTTAAACTATGGGAAAATTTCGATTTTTGTTCACTAATTTTTATTCATCATAAcaacattttattttgattaatgATTGTCATCTATTTTGATGCCACAATACCTTTATCATCCATCTGAATTCATGGAAATTTGTGAATTCCATTAAATATATTTGGGCATCAATTTGATTATGGGAGAATGTACTAATAGTTGGTGAATGGTGGATTAATTATTTTCTCATGTCTATGATATATAGAAAGAAAGACATTtcacaaataaaaatacaataatgGATGGAGATTATTGTGTAAAAAAAATGTATGCAGCGAAATACTAATAGTATTAatgattttgtgtttgtttcgTATTGTCTCTATTGATGTGCAAATGATTGGGAATTTGATTGCCCTGATTAATGATTATAGTATTAGTGGTGGTGGATACTAATTATAAATGGGGTGTTTTTTGGAGATTTATTTTTCttgatatattaataattataaataacaaTTATAAAGGCTGTCTTCTAGACAAGTAGTTGAATTGTCACGTGAAATGTACGAGAAATTAGGGGAATGGTGCTATCTATCATTCAAAATGCTAGTATTAAAATTTGGTAGTGCTATCTATATATTTAGAGATGAATATTTGCCTAGAAAGTGGGCGCACATGAGTTCACGAACCCATTTGCATCACATATTTTTCGAAAGGCCATCTATCTTGGCATTTATTTACTATTGTAGGATTCGAATAAAAACAAGGGAAGGGTCATCGCATTTTGACATGTCATttcatagtagtagtattatggATTTCAAGATCCCCTACAATTATTTCATTGAAGAATATTGATCTTCTTTTGCTCAAAAATATAATCCCTGCATTCTTTCTTTGAGAACAATTTAATCTCTACATTGTTTTGTGGAGTACTATCACTTTTATGTgggcatttatttattttctcctttttaggTTTATGTAATGTAAACGAGATgttcaataattttatttccCTTTTTACAGAATAAGAAATTCACgacattattatttaaaagatTAGTTTTTTCGATAAACCATATTCACAATGTCggagattaaaatatttaattatttctatagcttcatttcaaactttatgatagaaatccatgggttccatcctaaaaccaattggtgataggaggaggggcccatgagatttatatactagtttcagacttatatactagtttcagttttctcttgataggaggaggggcccatgagatttatatactagtttcagacttatatactagtttcagttttctcttgacaccgatgtgagacagttatatattatatttttagtttcaattgccaacaccctccctcaaacccttcaaggtgaaccttggaggggttggactttttttttctaatcgattggacaatcggtccaATTTTTTTGATCGAttgggaccact
This portion of the Salvia splendens isolate huo1 chromosome 10, SspV2, whole genome shotgun sequence genome encodes:
- the LOC121751857 gene encoding uncharacterized protein LOC121751857 produces the protein MRLLSVQYGDEASKLEAFSSWVASIGDGVIGGPNDGEVSIHLSSDIVLSNTGDPLRTIISNIYPSYMNPHELSNSLHGRAILAPTSEIVDEVNQFMISLDQSQGRVYLSYDSISNSDLTSNGFAEIHTVEFLNNLKCSGTSNHELLLKVGTPVMLLRNIDPSNGLCNGTRLIITRLGDYVLEGQVLAGHNVGLKVLIPRMTLIPSDPTLPFKFQR
- the LOC121751480 gene encoding ATP-dependent DNA helicase PIF4-like, with the protein product MLNDDQIQSFALAEVEKLLANVGKSLRDFSCMSYPKSEYFETPDNRLMSDELCYDREALAREHLEFVSKFTNEQLHVYDTIMSSVDLNAERMFFVYGYGGTGKTFIWKTLSVGIRSKGDIVLNVASSGIASLLLLSGRTAYSLFKIPINVNEDSMCNIKSWSALVELIERAKLIIWDEAPMIHKHCIEAVDRSFRDIMRGCNEFSMDQPFGGDFRQILPVIPNGSIHNKML